One genomic window of Arachis hypogaea cultivar Tifrunner chromosome 8, arahy.Tifrunner.gnm2.J5K5, whole genome shotgun sequence includes the following:
- the LOC112708290 gene encoding uncharacterized protein, with product MEVLKTGHISPSHSKRRRSECCPNTKIRLGRSDVLPAVPVAAPIADDTEWLLSQSSQNPTVPISTSNFTIGSSRNSNFPLKDHTASGTLCKIKQSQREGNAVAVLESTGSKGSVLVNGTLVKKSTSCVLNSGDEVVFGLLENHAYVFQQLHPKTAVKGAEVQSGGGKLLQIEKRIGNPSAVAGASILASLSSFRQDLTRWKSPFQSASKPHQGTDVSESELDGMEGNSTPNEGIDKATDTGASDKNSPMDCDPDDAVTEAGNVKISGVNDFLRPFFRVLAGSSCKLKLSKSICKQVLEERNGARDTQAASSSGTSVLEGLMCSVFKTSIPLTCHVGTPMSQVSIGGASSAFFIRSEGGSWTEGLIGLNLRNVRDLNVFSNAQGRKCPRVKRSGTKLSFSLSF from the exons ATGGAAGTTTTGAAAACGGGACACATAAGTCCCTCTcactcaaaacgacgtcgttctgAGTGCTGCCCTAATACTAAAATTCGTTTGGGTCGTTCTGATGTCCTGCCAGCCGTACCAGTGGCAGCGCCGATCGCCGATG ACACTGAATG GCTCTTATCCCAGTCTTCACAG AATCCGACTGTTCCTATTTCCACATCGAACTTCACAATTGGTTCTAGTAGAAATTCCAACTTCCCGCTGAAGGATCATACTGCAAGTGGAACTTTGTGCAAGATCAAGCAATCCCAG CGTGAGGGGAATGCAGTAGCTGTGCTTGAAAGTACTGGCAGCAAAGGATCTGTGCTAGTAAATGGAACGCTCGTCAAGAAGAGTACCAGCTGTGTGCTTAACTCGGGTGATGAGGTGGTTTTTGGTTTGCTGGaaaatcatgcttat GTTTTTCAGCAACTGCATCCTAAAACCGCAGTTAAGGGTGCAGAAGTTCAGAGTGGTGGTGGGAAGTTACTGCAGATTGAAAAGAGAATAGGTAACCCTTCAGCCGTAGCTGGGGCTTCTATTTTGGCTTCTTTGTCTAGCTTTAGGCAGGATCTTACAAGATGGAAGTCTCCATTTCAGTCTGCCAGTAAGCCTCACCAGGGTACTGACGTTTCAGAGAGTGAGCTTGATGGCATGGAAGGCAACTCAACTCCAAATGAAGGGATTGACAAAGCCACTGATACTGGAGCAAGCGACAAGAATTCTCCTATGGATTGCGATCCAGATGATGCAGTCACAGAGGCAGGCAATGTAAAAATCTCTGGGGTGAATGATTTCCTAAGGCCTTTCTTCCGGGTCCTTGCTGGATCTAGTTGTAAACTGAAATTGAGCAAAAGTATCTGTAAACAGGTGTTGGAAGAAAGAAACGGAGCGAGGGATACACAAGCTGCATCATCTTCGGGTACATCTGTGTTAGAGGGACTAATGTGTTCCGTTTTCAAAACCTCCATCCCACTTACTTGCCACGTGGGAACGCCGATGAGCCAGGTCAGCATAGGGGGAGCCAGCTCAGCGTTTTTCATCCGCTCTGAGGGTGGCTcatggacggagggactgatcggTCTTAATTTAAGGAACGTCagggatttaaatgtattttccaatgctcagggacgaaaatgtccgcgagttaaaaggtcagggactaaattgtccttttctcttagt
- the LOC112705650 gene encoding protein PSK SIMULATOR 2 isoform X4 — MGAVCSAGMAEGNAELRGKNTLGFSGKLKKEDSFINKKSETFSDSRSNSRGKKQKKQVADFSGELKSSSPAPKGAKQFIHRGSFLGRASEKAVDVLDSLGSGMPKLNTNSGFASGMTSRGKRISILAFEVANTITKGSILFQSLSEENIQFLKKEILQSKGVQQLVSTDMTELINLAAADKRDELCGFSREVARFGNMCKDPQWHNLDRYFSRLDLDHALGDMQSKEEAEKTMQEITSLAQQTSELYHELNAYDRFEQDYQQKIKEMESLNLPLKGEGITFFQSELKHQRKIVRSLKKKSLWSRNMEEIVEKLVDIVTYMHQTIHEFLGNNAAADNYSKGSQRLGEAGLALHYANIINQINMIASRPTALPPNTRDTLYHGLPNNIKSSLPSRLQSIDVTKELPITQIKAEMDKTLQCLLPFATNTIKAHQGFGWIGEWANTSGNDFGESTPAESSKLMRIQTLYYADKHKIDNYIVELLAWLHHLISFVRSRQNTLKQMPMRSPPKGRFQPKMLEFLSPDGSGDKTLGREVSEEDRRLLEEVITRRSRPGISKSMDFDAPKKRESRRDRYMAKSASSSPVKEFLGTGMGTRLGSEQQNYNVLDIMDGLGY, encoded by the exons ATGGGAGCGGTTTGTTCAGCTGGCATGGCTGAGGGCAATGCTGAGCTGCGAGGGAAGAATACTTTGGGGTTTTCTGGGAAGCTTAAGAAGGAAGATAGCTTTATCAACAAAAAGTCAGAAACTTTTTCAGATTCAAGGAGTAATAGTCGtggtaaaaagcaaaagaagcaGGTCGCTGATTTTTCCGGCGAACTCAAATCCTCCAGTCCCGCTCCAAAAGGGGCAAAACAG TTCATCCACAGGGGCTCTTTTCTGGGAAGAGCTAGTGAGAAGGCCGTTGATGTTCTAGACTCACTTGGGAGTGGCATGCCAAAGTTAAACACCAATAGCGGGTTTGCCTCTGGAATGACTTCTAGAGGCAAAAGAATATCTATATTGGCTTTTGAAGTAGCTAATACAATAACCAAAGGGTCAATTCTGTTTCAATCACTTTCTGAAGAGAACATTCAGTTCCTTAAAAAGGAGATTCTACAATCAAAAGGAGTTCAACAATTAGTTTCAACTGATATGACTGAGTTAATTAATCTTGCTGCGGCTGACAAAAG GGATGAACTTTGTGGTTTCTCACGGGAAGTAGCAAGATTTGGAAATATGTGTAAAGATCCACAGTGGCACAATCTAGATCGATATTTCTCAAG ATTAGACTTGGACCATGCCTTGGGTGATATGCAATCCAAGGAAGAGGCAGAAAAGACAATGCAGGAGATTACCAGTCTAGCTCAGCAGACTTCT GAATTGTACCATGAATTAAATGCTTATGACCGTTTTGAACAAGATTATCAGCAAAAGATTAAGGAAATGGAGTCCTTAAATCTGCCTTTAAAAG GTGAGGGTATCACATTTTTTCAAAGTGAGCTAAAGCATCAAAGAAAGATTGTGAGGAGCTTGAAAAAGAAGTCTCTTTGGTCCAGAAACATGGAAGAG ATAGTTGAAAAGCTTGTTGATATCGTTACCTATATGCATCAAACTATTCATGAGTTCCTCGGAAACAACG CTGCTGCCGATAACTATAGTAAAGGGTCTCAAAGACTGGGCGAAGCTGGTCTTGCACTGCACTATGCTAATATCATCAATCAGATAAATATGATT GCCTCTCGCCCAACAGCCCTTCCCCCAAATACAAGGGACACGTTATATCATGGTTTGCCTAATAATATCAAGAGTTCTCTTCCCTCTCGGTTGCAATCCATTGATGTCACAAAAGAG CTGCCGATCACTCAGATTAAAGCCGAAATGGATAAGACTCTTCAATGCCTTCTTCCATTTGCCACAAATACTATCAA AGCACATCAAGGTTTTGGATGGATCGGTGAATGGGCAAACACAAG TGGTAACGACTTTGGTGAGAGTACACCCGCTGAAAGTAGTAAGCTGATGCGCATCCAGACACTCTATTATGCTGATAAGCATAAAATCGATAACTACATCGTTGAATTGTTGGCATGGCTTCACCATCTGATAAGCTTTGTAAGATCCAGACAGAATACCCTGAAGCAAATGCCTATGCGATCTCCTCCAAAAGGGAGATTCCAGCCCAAGATGCTTGAGTTCCTTTCCCCAGACGGCAGCGGCGACAAGACGCTGGGACGTGAAGTCTCTGAAGAGGATAGGAGGTTGTTAGAGGAGGTGATTACAAGGAGGAGCCGTCCTGGAATCAGCAAAAGCATGGATTTTGATGctccaaagaaaagagaatcaaGAAGAGATCGGTACATGGCCAAAAGCGCTAGCAGTTCGCCTGTCAAGGAGTTCTTGGGTACGGGTATGGGTACGAGACTCGGCTCAGAGCAACAAAACTACAACGTTTTGGATATCATGGATGGATTAGGATACTGA
- the LOC112705650 gene encoding protein PSK SIMULATOR 2 isoform X1: MPSADFEVKAELAEALGLLFEEKMGAVCSAGMAEGNAELRGKNTLGFSGKLKKEDSFINKKSETFSDSRSNSRGKKQKKQVADFSGELKSSSPAPKGAKQFIHRGSFLGRASEKAVDVLDSLGSGMPKLNTNSGFASGMTSRGKRISILAFEVANTITKGSILFQSLSEENIQFLKKEILQSKGVQQLVSTDMTELINLAAADKRDELCGFSREVARFGNMCKDPQWHNLDRYFSRLDLDHALGDMQSKEEAEKTMQEITSLAQQTSELYHELNAYDRFEQDYQQKIKEMESLNLPLKGEGITFFQSELKHQRKIVRSLKKKSLWSRNMEEIVEKLVDIVTYMHQTIHEFLGNNGTAAADNYSKGSQRLGEAGLALHYANIINQINMIASRPTALPPNTRDTLYHGLPNNIKSSLPSRLQSIDVTKELPITQIKAEMDKTLQCLLPFATNTIKAHQGFGWIGEWANTSGNDFGESTPAESSKLMRIQTLYYADKHKIDNYIVELLAWLHHLISFVRSRQNTLKQMPMRSPPKGRFQPKMLEFLSPDGSGDKTLGREVSEEDRRLLEEVITRRSRPGISKSMDFDAPKKRESRRDRYMAKSASSSPVKEFLGTGMGTRLGSEQQNYNVLDIMDGLGY; encoded by the exons ATGCCAT CTGCGGATTTTGAAGTAAAAGCTGAATTAGCGGAAGCATTGGGTTTGCTATTTGAAGAAAAAATGGGAGCGGTTTGTTCAGCTGGCATGGCTGAGGGCAATGCTGAGCTGCGAGGGAAGAATACTTTGGGGTTTTCTGGGAAGCTTAAGAAGGAAGATAGCTTTATCAACAAAAAGTCAGAAACTTTTTCAGATTCAAGGAGTAATAGTCGtggtaaaaagcaaaagaagcaGGTCGCTGATTTTTCCGGCGAACTCAAATCCTCCAGTCCCGCTCCAAAAGGGGCAAAACAG TTCATCCACAGGGGCTCTTTTCTGGGAAGAGCTAGTGAGAAGGCCGTTGATGTTCTAGACTCACTTGGGAGTGGCATGCCAAAGTTAAACACCAATAGCGGGTTTGCCTCTGGAATGACTTCTAGAGGCAAAAGAATATCTATATTGGCTTTTGAAGTAGCTAATACAATAACCAAAGGGTCAATTCTGTTTCAATCACTTTCTGAAGAGAACATTCAGTTCCTTAAAAAGGAGATTCTACAATCAAAAGGAGTTCAACAATTAGTTTCAACTGATATGACTGAGTTAATTAATCTTGCTGCGGCTGACAAAAG GGATGAACTTTGTGGTTTCTCACGGGAAGTAGCAAGATTTGGAAATATGTGTAAAGATCCACAGTGGCACAATCTAGATCGATATTTCTCAAG ATTAGACTTGGACCATGCCTTGGGTGATATGCAATCCAAGGAAGAGGCAGAAAAGACAATGCAGGAGATTACCAGTCTAGCTCAGCAGACTTCT GAATTGTACCATGAATTAAATGCTTATGACCGTTTTGAACAAGATTATCAGCAAAAGATTAAGGAAATGGAGTCCTTAAATCTGCCTTTAAAAG GTGAGGGTATCACATTTTTTCAAAGTGAGCTAAAGCATCAAAGAAAGATTGTGAGGAGCTTGAAAAAGAAGTCTCTTTGGTCCAGAAACATGGAAGAG ATAGTTGAAAAGCTTGTTGATATCGTTACCTATATGCATCAAACTATTCATGAGTTCCTCGGAAACAACG GTACAGCTGCTGCCGATAACTATAGTAAAGGGTCTCAAAGACTGGGCGAAGCTGGTCTTGCACTGCACTATGCTAATATCATCAATCAGATAAATATGATT GCCTCTCGCCCAACAGCCCTTCCCCCAAATACAAGGGACACGTTATATCATGGTTTGCCTAATAATATCAAGAGTTCTCTTCCCTCTCGGTTGCAATCCATTGATGTCACAAAAGAG CTGCCGATCACTCAGATTAAAGCCGAAATGGATAAGACTCTTCAATGCCTTCTTCCATTTGCCACAAATACTATCAA AGCACATCAAGGTTTTGGATGGATCGGTGAATGGGCAAACACAAG TGGTAACGACTTTGGTGAGAGTACACCCGCTGAAAGTAGTAAGCTGATGCGCATCCAGACACTCTATTATGCTGATAAGCATAAAATCGATAACTACATCGTTGAATTGTTGGCATGGCTTCACCATCTGATAAGCTTTGTAAGATCCAGACAGAATACCCTGAAGCAAATGCCTATGCGATCTCCTCCAAAAGGGAGATTCCAGCCCAAGATGCTTGAGTTCCTTTCCCCAGACGGCAGCGGCGACAAGACGCTGGGACGTGAAGTCTCTGAAGAGGATAGGAGGTTGTTAGAGGAGGTGATTACAAGGAGGAGCCGTCCTGGAATCAGCAAAAGCATGGATTTTGATGctccaaagaaaagagaatcaaGAAGAGATCGGTACATGGCCAAAAGCGCTAGCAGTTCGCCTGTCAAGGAGTTCTTGGGTACGGGTATGGGTACGAGACTCGGCTCAGAGCAACAAAACTACAACGTTTTGGATATCATGGATGGATTAGGATACTGA
- the LOC112705650 gene encoding protein PSK SIMULATOR 2 isoform X2 — translation MPSADFEVKAELAEALGLLFEEKMGAVCSAGMAEGNAELRGKNTLGFSGKLKKEDSFINKKSETFSDSRSNSRGKKQKKQVADFSGELKSSSPAPKGAKQFIHRGSFLGRASEKAVDVLDSLGSGMPKLNTNSGFASGMTSRGKRISILAFEVANTITKGSILFQSLSEENIQFLKKEILQSKGVQQLVSTDMTELINLAAADKRDELCGFSREVARFGNMCKDPQWHNLDRYFSRLDLDHALGDMQSKEEAEKTMQEITSLAQQTSELYHELNAYDRFEQDYQQKIKEMESLNLPLKGEGITFFQSELKHQRKIVRSLKKKSLWSRNMEEIVEKLVDIVTYMHQTIHEFLGNNAAADNYSKGSQRLGEAGLALHYANIINQINMIASRPTALPPNTRDTLYHGLPNNIKSSLPSRLQSIDVTKELPITQIKAEMDKTLQCLLPFATNTIKAHQGFGWIGEWANTSGNDFGESTPAESSKLMRIQTLYYADKHKIDNYIVELLAWLHHLISFVRSRQNTLKQMPMRSPPKGRFQPKMLEFLSPDGSGDKTLGREVSEEDRRLLEEVITRRSRPGISKSMDFDAPKKRESRRDRYMAKSASSSPVKEFLGTGMGTRLGSEQQNYNVLDIMDGLGY, via the exons ATGCCAT CTGCGGATTTTGAAGTAAAAGCTGAATTAGCGGAAGCATTGGGTTTGCTATTTGAAGAAAAAATGGGAGCGGTTTGTTCAGCTGGCATGGCTGAGGGCAATGCTGAGCTGCGAGGGAAGAATACTTTGGGGTTTTCTGGGAAGCTTAAGAAGGAAGATAGCTTTATCAACAAAAAGTCAGAAACTTTTTCAGATTCAAGGAGTAATAGTCGtggtaaaaagcaaaagaagcaGGTCGCTGATTTTTCCGGCGAACTCAAATCCTCCAGTCCCGCTCCAAAAGGGGCAAAACAG TTCATCCACAGGGGCTCTTTTCTGGGAAGAGCTAGTGAGAAGGCCGTTGATGTTCTAGACTCACTTGGGAGTGGCATGCCAAAGTTAAACACCAATAGCGGGTTTGCCTCTGGAATGACTTCTAGAGGCAAAAGAATATCTATATTGGCTTTTGAAGTAGCTAATACAATAACCAAAGGGTCAATTCTGTTTCAATCACTTTCTGAAGAGAACATTCAGTTCCTTAAAAAGGAGATTCTACAATCAAAAGGAGTTCAACAATTAGTTTCAACTGATATGACTGAGTTAATTAATCTTGCTGCGGCTGACAAAAG GGATGAACTTTGTGGTTTCTCACGGGAAGTAGCAAGATTTGGAAATATGTGTAAAGATCCACAGTGGCACAATCTAGATCGATATTTCTCAAG ATTAGACTTGGACCATGCCTTGGGTGATATGCAATCCAAGGAAGAGGCAGAAAAGACAATGCAGGAGATTACCAGTCTAGCTCAGCAGACTTCT GAATTGTACCATGAATTAAATGCTTATGACCGTTTTGAACAAGATTATCAGCAAAAGATTAAGGAAATGGAGTCCTTAAATCTGCCTTTAAAAG GTGAGGGTATCACATTTTTTCAAAGTGAGCTAAAGCATCAAAGAAAGATTGTGAGGAGCTTGAAAAAGAAGTCTCTTTGGTCCAGAAACATGGAAGAG ATAGTTGAAAAGCTTGTTGATATCGTTACCTATATGCATCAAACTATTCATGAGTTCCTCGGAAACAACG CTGCTGCCGATAACTATAGTAAAGGGTCTCAAAGACTGGGCGAAGCTGGTCTTGCACTGCACTATGCTAATATCATCAATCAGATAAATATGATT GCCTCTCGCCCAACAGCCCTTCCCCCAAATACAAGGGACACGTTATATCATGGTTTGCCTAATAATATCAAGAGTTCTCTTCCCTCTCGGTTGCAATCCATTGATGTCACAAAAGAG CTGCCGATCACTCAGATTAAAGCCGAAATGGATAAGACTCTTCAATGCCTTCTTCCATTTGCCACAAATACTATCAA AGCACATCAAGGTTTTGGATGGATCGGTGAATGGGCAAACACAAG TGGTAACGACTTTGGTGAGAGTACACCCGCTGAAAGTAGTAAGCTGATGCGCATCCAGACACTCTATTATGCTGATAAGCATAAAATCGATAACTACATCGTTGAATTGTTGGCATGGCTTCACCATCTGATAAGCTTTGTAAGATCCAGACAGAATACCCTGAAGCAAATGCCTATGCGATCTCCTCCAAAAGGGAGATTCCAGCCCAAGATGCTTGAGTTCCTTTCCCCAGACGGCAGCGGCGACAAGACGCTGGGACGTGAAGTCTCTGAAGAGGATAGGAGGTTGTTAGAGGAGGTGATTACAAGGAGGAGCCGTCCTGGAATCAGCAAAAGCATGGATTTTGATGctccaaagaaaagagaatcaaGAAGAGATCGGTACATGGCCAAAAGCGCTAGCAGTTCGCCTGTCAAGGAGTTCTTGGGTACGGGTATGGGTACGAGACTCGGCTCAGAGCAACAAAACTACAACGTTTTGGATATCATGGATGGATTAGGATACTGA
- the LOC112705650 gene encoding protein PSK SIMULATOR 2 isoform X3 — translation MGAVCSAGMAEGNAELRGKNTLGFSGKLKKEDSFINKKSETFSDSRSNSRGKKQKKQVADFSGELKSSSPAPKGAKQFIHRGSFLGRASEKAVDVLDSLGSGMPKLNTNSGFASGMTSRGKRISILAFEVANTITKGSILFQSLSEENIQFLKKEILQSKGVQQLVSTDMTELINLAAADKRDELCGFSREVARFGNMCKDPQWHNLDRYFSRLDLDHALGDMQSKEEAEKTMQEITSLAQQTSELYHELNAYDRFEQDYQQKIKEMESLNLPLKGEGITFFQSELKHQRKIVRSLKKKSLWSRNMEEIVEKLVDIVTYMHQTIHEFLGNNGTAAADNYSKGSQRLGEAGLALHYANIINQINMIASRPTALPPNTRDTLYHGLPNNIKSSLPSRLQSIDVTKELPITQIKAEMDKTLQCLLPFATNTIKAHQGFGWIGEWANTSGNDFGESTPAESSKLMRIQTLYYADKHKIDNYIVELLAWLHHLISFVRSRQNTLKQMPMRSPPKGRFQPKMLEFLSPDGSGDKTLGREVSEEDRRLLEEVITRRSRPGISKSMDFDAPKKRESRRDRYMAKSASSSPVKEFLGTGMGTRLGSEQQNYNVLDIMDGLGY, via the exons ATGGGAGCGGTTTGTTCAGCTGGCATGGCTGAGGGCAATGCTGAGCTGCGAGGGAAGAATACTTTGGGGTTTTCTGGGAAGCTTAAGAAGGAAGATAGCTTTATCAACAAAAAGTCAGAAACTTTTTCAGATTCAAGGAGTAATAGTCGtggtaaaaagcaaaagaagcaGGTCGCTGATTTTTCCGGCGAACTCAAATCCTCCAGTCCCGCTCCAAAAGGGGCAAAACAG TTCATCCACAGGGGCTCTTTTCTGGGAAGAGCTAGTGAGAAGGCCGTTGATGTTCTAGACTCACTTGGGAGTGGCATGCCAAAGTTAAACACCAATAGCGGGTTTGCCTCTGGAATGACTTCTAGAGGCAAAAGAATATCTATATTGGCTTTTGAAGTAGCTAATACAATAACCAAAGGGTCAATTCTGTTTCAATCACTTTCTGAAGAGAACATTCAGTTCCTTAAAAAGGAGATTCTACAATCAAAAGGAGTTCAACAATTAGTTTCAACTGATATGACTGAGTTAATTAATCTTGCTGCGGCTGACAAAAG GGATGAACTTTGTGGTTTCTCACGGGAAGTAGCAAGATTTGGAAATATGTGTAAAGATCCACAGTGGCACAATCTAGATCGATATTTCTCAAG ATTAGACTTGGACCATGCCTTGGGTGATATGCAATCCAAGGAAGAGGCAGAAAAGACAATGCAGGAGATTACCAGTCTAGCTCAGCAGACTTCT GAATTGTACCATGAATTAAATGCTTATGACCGTTTTGAACAAGATTATCAGCAAAAGATTAAGGAAATGGAGTCCTTAAATCTGCCTTTAAAAG GTGAGGGTATCACATTTTTTCAAAGTGAGCTAAAGCATCAAAGAAAGATTGTGAGGAGCTTGAAAAAGAAGTCTCTTTGGTCCAGAAACATGGAAGAG ATAGTTGAAAAGCTTGTTGATATCGTTACCTATATGCATCAAACTATTCATGAGTTCCTCGGAAACAACG GTACAGCTGCTGCCGATAACTATAGTAAAGGGTCTCAAAGACTGGGCGAAGCTGGTCTTGCACTGCACTATGCTAATATCATCAATCAGATAAATATGATT GCCTCTCGCCCAACAGCCCTTCCCCCAAATACAAGGGACACGTTATATCATGGTTTGCCTAATAATATCAAGAGTTCTCTTCCCTCTCGGTTGCAATCCATTGATGTCACAAAAGAG CTGCCGATCACTCAGATTAAAGCCGAAATGGATAAGACTCTTCAATGCCTTCTTCCATTTGCCACAAATACTATCAA AGCACATCAAGGTTTTGGATGGATCGGTGAATGGGCAAACACAAG TGGTAACGACTTTGGTGAGAGTACACCCGCTGAAAGTAGTAAGCTGATGCGCATCCAGACACTCTATTATGCTGATAAGCATAAAATCGATAACTACATCGTTGAATTGTTGGCATGGCTTCACCATCTGATAAGCTTTGTAAGATCCAGACAGAATACCCTGAAGCAAATGCCTATGCGATCTCCTCCAAAAGGGAGATTCCAGCCCAAGATGCTTGAGTTCCTTTCCCCAGACGGCAGCGGCGACAAGACGCTGGGACGTGAAGTCTCTGAAGAGGATAGGAGGTTGTTAGAGGAGGTGATTACAAGGAGGAGCCGTCCTGGAATCAGCAAAAGCATGGATTTTGATGctccaaagaaaagagaatcaaGAAGAGATCGGTACATGGCCAAAAGCGCTAGCAGTTCGCCTGTCAAGGAGTTCTTGGGTACGGGTATGGGTACGAGACTCGGCTCAGAGCAACAAAACTACAACGTTTTGGATATCATGGATGGATTAGGATACTGA